Proteins encoded in a region of the Deefgea piscis genome:
- a CDS encoding TetR/AcrR family transcriptional regulator, with protein sequence MTKEKPVIARNIRTQKPVSLATIDNILGSARQVLIQHGYASFTTRRVAEAAGISPGNLSYHFPSKNELIQALISNMLDEYLLNFEKEINIADKNLTIGLDKLVEWLLDDAITESTARTFRELWAMAQHDESIRKMVDDFYDVTIERAAMLIAQNQPAAQIDSLREWVHLLAMIAEGAIVLYGSCQTRVVSFERIKKMVISLCLNDIGARQIHSESML encoded by the coding sequence ATGACAAAAGAAAAACCCGTTATTGCGCGTAATATTCGCACCCAAAAACCTGTTTCCTTAGCCACGATTGACAATATTCTCGGCAGTGCGCGGCAAGTGCTCATTCAGCATGGCTATGCTAGTTTCACCACCCGCCGTGTTGCCGAAGCGGCCGGCATTTCTCCTGGCAATTTGTCATACCACTTCCCCAGCAAAAACGAACTTATTCAAGCGTTGATCTCGAACATGCTGGACGAATACCTACTTAATTTTGAAAAAGAAATTAATATCGCGGATAAAAATTTAACGATTGGTTTAGATAAGCTCGTTGAATGGTTGCTAGACGATGCGATTACCGAGTCAACCGCAAGAACATTTCGCGAACTTTGGGCGATGGCACAACATGATGAATCGATTCGCAAGATGGTCGATGACTTTTATGATGTAACCATTGAAAGAGCTGCGATGCTAATTGCACAAAACCAGCCTGCCGCACAGATAGATAGCCTACGTGAATGGGTACATTTACTGGCCATGATTGCCGAAGGTGCGATTGTGCTTTATGGCTCATGCCAAACTAGAGTCGTTAGTTTTGAGCGCATAAAAAAAATGGTGATTTCACTATGCCTTAACGATATCGGAGCACGCCAAATTCATTCGGAATCAATGCTTTAA